The genomic window ATCCCAACCCTCACTAAAAACTTTACTCCCCATCATAATTTGTATGGGCGAGTCGCTATGATTAATATCTTGAAAATATCCATTGGTAATATCTTCTCCACTCTCAATACCCAAGTTACTTAGATATTGCTTCTCCCATTCTCGAATACTTCCAATATTTAAAAGTAAAAAGGGCTCTTTAGCATTTTTGGACTTAAAGACAATTTCTTTGGTATTGCCCTTTATCCTACACGCCTCAATCATAGAACTTTGCGAGGCATAAAACATTTCTTTCCTTAAAGTCTTAGAATCCATTGTTAGAATAAGCTCTAAAAATTCCTCATCTAAGCTTAGATTTTTATCAAAATACAAGTTTTGATTTTGTGAAAGATTCTCATAGAGATTTTGTGCTAAAGGCGTAATGTCTCTATCTTCTTTTAAAATCTGTAAAATCGCCTCAAAGTAAAGCTTTATCCCCGCATCTTGCGTATTGACTTTATCCGCAACAGCAATAATTAGCGGTTGATGATAGGCAAGTTTTAAGTTCTTGCTAAACTCTTGCATTATGTTTTCTCTATGCTTTTTCATCGCACAAAAGAGTATAAAACTCTCTAAGATTTTTACGATTTGCTCCTCATTTTTTTCTTTATCCCTAAAGGATTTTAAATCAGAATCCAACACCGCGATATTTTTGCCATAGCCTTGAAGATTAAATCGTTCTAAATTATAATTAAACGCACAAGTTTGCAAATCAAAATTATCACTAAAGGTTGCAGAGAAATTAAAAATAAAGCCCTTGTTAGATTCGCCATTACCCTCTGCAAGCTCTCTTATATAGCCTTTGCGCACAGAATCTTTACTATCGCCCTTATGCGCCTCATCAAGTAGCACGATCCACCCCTCATCTCTTAAAAAGTTCTTATAATTTAATCTCTTCGCCTTAGAATCCTTGCCGACATTTTCGCTCGTATCTAGTAAATCACTGCGTCCGATAAAGACGATATTCTCATCAAAGAGTGAAGTGCCATAATTCACGCTTTCATAGTCTTTTAAATCCTTATAAGCAATCGTTTTGCTCTGATATGCGTTATATTCTTTGATATGCGCCTTAAACTGCTCTAAAATCTTATCATTTGGCACAAGCAACATTATGGGTTTGGCAGGCAAAGTTTTCAGCGCAAACAAATCGTGCAAAAGCGCGATAAACTTTATCATCACGATACTTTTGCCGCTCCCCGTTGCCATCCAAAAACTTGCTGTGTTGATTTGCTCTTTTGTTATGCCCTCTAATCCACACTCTAAATAATTTTGGTAAAGAGAATCGGGGCTTTGTGTATAGAGGCTTAAAGCAGCAATTGCGCTTTTAAGGGCTGCGATTTGATATTCTTGCAAAGAAATGCTATGAGAAAAGCTACCAAATTCAAGGGAGGCAAAAAGGGATTCAAAGTTTTGAATCTTTGGCGCAAGGATTTCTTTAAGAATCAATTTTTTCTCTAAAGTTGCTTTTTGTGCGGATTTTGTTTTACTCATTTGCTTTTCCTTTTCTCAAGGCTTTTGTTTGTGCATTAAATTCCTCATAGGCGATTTCTATTTCTTCTTTTGTTTTTTGTTTGTAAAGATTGTATTCTTTATGTGCCTTTTCTAGGGCTTTTTGATGAGAGATTTTCCCCGCACCTTGCAACACTTCCCGCCCACTAAATTTTAAAAACTCATTGAGTTTTTCTAAATGCTCTTGCATACTTTTTTGCTCACGATTGAGCGCACTAAGCTCTGCAAATTCAAAATACGCTGTAACGATTCTATTTAATGCCTCTAATTCCTCTTGATTTAAATAATTTTTAGCAATCTCGCTTTCTTTTTTGGTAGGCATTTTGCCCTTAAAATTTGTAAGCCCCATATTAATTTTATCAGAATCTGCCCTTTGAAAGATAATCTCACTCGCTGTCCGTCCGTGTGCGGAATAATGCAGTTTGTTTTGAATAGTTTTAAAAAGCTCTTGGACTTGCGAAGAATCTTTATCGTAATCTACGGCAGTGCTAAAAATCTTTAACACTTGGGCGTGCATTCTTGCTTCACTAGAGCGAATATCTCTAAGTCGCTCTAAAAGCTCATCAAAATAATCTTGTTTTTGCCCCTTTAACCGCTCATCATCAAGCACAAAGCCCTTGACAAGGTATTCTTTTAAGATTTTACTTGCCCATTGGCGAAACTGCGTGGCTCTTTTGGAATTGACGCGATAGCCCACAGAGATAATCATATCAAGGTTGTAATACAATGTCTCATAAGTTTTGCCATCATTTGCAGTATGTGCAATTTTTGCACATACTGAATTTTCCACTAATTCACCCTCTTCAAAAATATTTTTGATATGCTTAGTAATCACACTTCTATCTTTATCAAAAAGCTCGGCAATCTGCCTTTGCGTAAGCCATAAGGTTTCATTTTCTAATCTTATGTTAATAGCGGGATTATTTGCACTATCTTGATAGATAATGATTGGATTTGTTTGCTTATCTTGTTTCATTGCGTGCCTTTATTTTGTATGGCATGAAAGAGATTTAACATATTGATTCTTTGCGATATAAGAATGAATGTCAAAAATTTTTAATTCAGAATTAAATGGTATATATCTTGCTAATGGGTGTCTTGGATTTCCTTTTTTCGTCAAATCCTTTAAATAAAACCATTTTCTATGCTTACCTAATTTATTTACAATATCTAATAATATTTGCGGTAGATATTCCCTCATATAAAAACTATTCCCCCAACAAGCAAGGACATCGCTATTAGGATATTTTTTAGAAACATTTTCTATATGTCGCAGATTTTCATTATGATAACAATCTGCCAACTTATAAGGAATATCTTTTGGATATGGTGAAATTTTAGAGCAAAGATTTATCATCATAAAACCATCATAGCCATTGTATTGAATGATTTTTTGAATTTTTGCTATTGTTTTATCGCTTCTTTGATTTGTTGCATTACTAGGATTTATGCCAATACAGATTAAAGGATTCTTACCATTATTTCCTAGCACAAACCTACATTTATCATTATATTCATAAGTATCAAATAGTATTTTTTGCATGGTTATTTCTCCCTATTTTCTCTTTTTGAACTTTCAGGTAAAAGGCTATAAATTTCCTCAATTTCTTTTTTATCGCTTAAAATATTTTTAGCAATATAATTAACAATTTTAAATAAAGCTATGGCTATCTCATGATTATCTTTTAGGACAAGTTCATTAGGGTGAACGGCATTGTTACCAATCACTCGTACAGAATCTAAAGCCTTTTGCAGAGTTTCATCAATTTTTTTATTATCAATCAAACTTTTAATTGCCTTATCAAGATTCTTATCCTCCCCTAAATGTATCATTAATTTTTGCAAAGCTAAACGCAACAAAGCACAAGCCCCTCGTGGAGAATCTTGCACAATATTTGAAGCCTCTTCATAATCTACTTTTATCTCATCGGGCAAGTCTTTGTTTGGTGGAGGCGTTAAATGAGCTTTGGGATATACCATTTTTTCATTTATCCAAATACTGATTTCATTGCAACTTTGGCAGATTGCAAATGAATTTCCATATGTTGCATAAATATTCATAATTTCTTGTATATTTTCTATATATCCTGCATAATATTCAGAATATTTTTCAAAATATTCTTTTAAATTATTTAGGGCAGTTTTCGTAATATCTGTTTTCTCTTTAAGCACACTAGGAATAACAAAAACCATTTGTGCTAACACTCCACAATGCGGACAAGTAAATGATGATTCGTTAAATTTTGGTTCTTTAAATATAGTATTCATTCCCTACTCCCACCATATTAGGTTTTTTAGTTTTGGGTATTTTGCCAAATCAATAGAATCTAGGTTTAGAATCTCGCCATTATCAAACTCGCAAGATTCTATGCCCTTAGAATCTAAAAATAATCGCTTGATTTTCCACCCCATTAAATTTGCCATAGTGTGAAAAATATCAAACTCCTCTCTATACTCTGTGTGCATATCAAGGCACACACTCTCGCCCTTATGTAGCTTATCAATGAGTTTGCGGGATTTGCGATAGTCGAGTATCGATTCGGCTTTGGCATAGTCTTTACCTTTGTAGTTATTTTTGTTTTCTACCTTTTGAGGCTCTTTACACTCAAGCACATATTCACAATGGCTCAAAGCCTCTTCATAGGATTCTAATTCATAGTAGCGAAATGCAATATTTAAAGGCTTTACTTGCTTATCATCTTTTAATTTTCCATTTTTCCATTCGCTACTAAAGGCTACTTTTTTAATGCGTGGGAGTATCACATTATA from Helicobacter typhlonius includes these protein-coding regions:
- a CDS encoding DUF4145 domain-containing protein, whose translation is MNTIFKEPKFNESSFTCPHCGVLAQMVFVIPSVLKEKTDITKTALNNLKEYFEKYSEYYAGYIENIQEIMNIYATYGNSFAICQSCNEISIWINEKMVYPKAHLTPPPNKDLPDEIKVDYEEASNIVQDSPRGACALLRLALQKLMIHLGEDKNLDKAIKSLIDNKKIDETLQKALDSVRVIGNNAVHPNELVLKDNHEIAIALFKIVNYIAKNILSDKKEIEEIYSLLPESSKRENREK
- a CDS encoding virulence RhuM family protein yields the protein MKQDKQTNPIIIYQDSANNPAINIRLENETLWLTQRQIAELFDKDRSVITKHIKNIFEEGELVENSVCAKIAHTANDGKTYETLYYNLDMIISVGYRVNSKRATQFRQWASKILKEYLVKGFVLDDERLKGQKQDYFDELLERLRDIRSSEARMHAQVLKIFSTAVDYDKDSSQVQELFKTIQNKLHYSAHGRTASEIIFQRADSDKINMGLTNFKGKMPTKKESEIAKNYLNQEELEALNRIVTAYFEFAELSALNREQKSMQEHLEKLNEFLKFSGREVLQGAGKISHQKALEKAHKEYNLYKQKTKEEIEIAYEEFNAQTKALRKGKANE
- a CDS encoding DUF1643 domain-containing protein, yielding MQKILFDTYEYNDKCRFVLGNNGKNPLICIGINPSNATNQRSDKTIAKIQKIIQYNGYDGFMMINLCSKISPYPKDIPYKLADCYHNENLRHIENVSKKYPNSDVLACWGNSFYMREYLPQILLDIVNKLGKHRKWFYLKDLTKKGNPRHPLARYIPFNSELKIFDIHSYIAKNQYVKSLSCHTK
- a CDS encoding DEAD/DEAH box helicase family protein gives rise to the protein MSKTKSAQKATLEKKLILKEILAPKIQNFESLFASLEFGSFSHSISLQEYQIAALKSAIAALSLYTQSPDSLYQNYLECGLEGITKEQINTASFWMATGSGKSIVMIKFIALLHDLFALKTLPAKPIMLLVPNDKILEQFKAHIKEYNAYQSKTIAYKDLKDYESVNYGTSLFDENIVFIGRSDLLDTSENVGKDSKAKRLNYKNFLRDEGWIVLLDEAHKGDSKDSVRKGYIRELAEGNGESNKGFIFNFSATFSDNFDLQTCAFNYNLERFNLQGYGKNIAVLDSDLKSFRDKEKNEEQIVKILESFILFCAMKKHRENIMQEFSKNLKLAYHQPLIIAVADKVNTQDAGIKLYFEAILQILKEDRDITPLAQNLYENLSQNQNLYFDKNLSLDEEFLELILTMDSKTLRKEMFYASQSSMIEACRIKGNTKEIVFKSKNAKEPFLLLNIGSIREWEKQYLSNLGIESGEDITNGYFQDINHSDSPIQIMMGSKVFSEGWDSNRVNMICFVNIGSKNAKKYVLQTIGRGVRIEPFKGVRKRLAKCDVLDYHQKESLCKGSLGIETLFIMASQKEAIKGILEGIEEFIQNHPLNGFKRNKTFQPLLVPKYRDSGEMQRIYHISQSDFNAIQDYIESFDVDVLLLQTNLKARDLGYSTLRKIQEKMNDKTQEDSIKIIGDTKQLEAKNVLRTLDTFFHSAQQKFDRFESLQDEICHFEKFSSTLDFSIVEEMNAKIKEIVEAKTMEEREDLESKGVPKEYIETILQAQQNEKRAEVYGYVLDSSLQEHYYSPLVIDNNNDSRIVYAIREPSEREFLQDLQKYLQENNNALKQYEWCFSKIVENVDSIYIPYFDSQNQAYRKFYPDFIFWLRHKQSKEYKIIFIDPKGLRLEANARYKLRGFKDIFEKNSLHFDNLPIEVFLFYYNKQNYPISNMQNHIKSTIAELFI